One segment of Paenibacillus sp. FSL R7-0337 DNA contains the following:
- the sigW gene encoding RNA polymerase sigma factor SigW, whose translation MENLEGRLTKLALKGDQRAFAELVELYKDKIYHLAYRMLNNRHEAEDVVQETFLRVYRNLDRYDDKQKFSTWIYRIGTNLCIDRLRKRRPTYSLDAEMNDQEGIDGYSMIPSDNVTPETELLLSETQRLIYEAIDSLPVKYRSVMILRYLQDLSLQEIGDVLDMPVTTIKTRVHRGREFLRKKLGPKL comes from the coding sequence GTGGAGAATCTGGAAGGCAGACTGACAAAGCTCGCCCTGAAGGGTGACCAAAGGGCATTTGCCGAGCTTGTGGAACTATATAAAGACAAAATTTATCATTTGGCTTACCGTATGCTGAATAACCGCCATGAGGCGGAGGATGTTGTTCAGGAGACTTTTTTGCGCGTCTACAGAAATCTGGACAGGTATGATGATAAGCAGAAGTTCTCGACATGGATCTACCGGATTGGCACGAACCTCTGCATTGACCGGCTGCGTAAGCGGCGCCCGACCTATTCCCTGGATGCCGAGATGAACGACCAGGAGGGGATTGACGGGTATTCGATGATTCCGAGCGATAATGTGACACCGGAGACGGAACTGCTGCTCTCGGAGACACAGAGACTCATCTATGAAGCCATCGACAGCCTGCCCGTGAAGTACAGGTCGGTGATGATTCTGCGGTATCTGCAGGATTTGTCGCTTCAGGAGATCGGCGATGTGCTGGATATGCCCGTGACGACGATTAAGACCCGGGTGCACCGGGGCCGTGAGTTTTTGCGTAAGAAGTTAGGACCTAAATTGTAA
- the ppc gene encoding phosphoenolpyruvate carboxylase translates to MTELTTAVSKSNSNNLLRRDVRFLGNILGEVLVHQGGNELLDIVEKIRETSKSLRSLFLPELHNEFKELISSLDPENRHQVIRAFAIYFQLVNIAEQNHRIRRKRDYERSAGETVQPGSIESAVQELRERDFSLEEVLEIMSGMSLELVMTAHPTEAMRRAILDIHKRISDDVMGLDNPTLTFREREQLREKLLNEVITLWQTDELRDRKPTVLDEVRNGMYYFHETIFEVLPDVYQELERCLSKYYPGQNWHVPTYLRFGSWIGGDRDGNPSVKASVTLQTLRLQRKLAIREYQRIMRELMQYLSFSTSIVNVTPELLESIEADRNIINLNRVDAWRNDNEPYRIKLSYMISKTQNVLDDEKKGTPERYASPAQFIDDLNVIDRSLRHHYADYVADTYIKKLIRQVELFGFHTSTLDVRQHSQEHENAMTEVLAKMNVTPDYSKLSEQEKIVLLEKLLNDPRPLTSPYQSYSEGTEECLAVYRAIYEAQEEYGKQCITSYLISMAEAASDILEVMVFSKEVGLFRKDNDGTVVCTLQAVPLFETIDDLHDAPQIMRTLLSMPIYRDAVSAMNDLQEIMLGYSDSNKDGGVVTANWELRVALKQITATADEFGIKLKFFHGRGGALGRGGMPLNRSILAQPASTIGGGIKITEQGEVISSRYSMKGIAYRSLEQATSALITAAIHARSPQADLYEAKWDEIIARISEVSLNKYQDLIFRDPDFLTYFKESTPLPEVGELNIGSRPSKRKNSERFEDLRAIPWVFAWTQSRYLLPAWYAAGTGLQSFYEGKEENMKIMQHMYANFSFFTTLIDTLQMAIAKADLVIAKEYAGMGKNEEARARIFGQIEAEFKLTSELILQITGQQDILDNVPVIQESIRLRNPYVDPLSYLQVQLLAELRALREVEGDDAELLREVLLTINGIAAGLRNTG, encoded by the coding sequence ATGACCGAACTTACGACTGCCGTTAGCAAAAGCAACTCCAACAATCTGCTGCGGCGAGACGTACGGTTCCTGGGGAACATACTGGGCGAAGTCTTGGTACACCAAGGCGGCAACGAACTGCTGGATATCGTGGAGAAGATCCGGGAGACCAGCAAATCGCTGCGCTCACTGTTTTTGCCTGAACTGCACAATGAATTTAAAGAGCTGATCAGCTCACTGGATCCGGAGAATCGCCATCAGGTGATCCGTGCTTTCGCGATTTATTTTCAGCTGGTGAATATCGCCGAGCAGAACCACCGGATTCGCCGTAAACGCGACTACGAACGTTCTGCCGGGGAGACTGTACAGCCGGGGTCGATTGAGAGCGCGGTTCAGGAGCTTCGCGAACGGGATTTCTCCCTCGAAGAAGTTCTTGAGATCATGAGCGGCATGTCGCTCGAGCTGGTTATGACCGCTCACCCTACAGAAGCTATGCGCCGTGCGATTCTCGATATCCACAAACGGATCTCCGACGACGTCATGGGCTTGGATAATCCGACGCTAACCTTCCGCGAACGCGAACAGCTCCGGGAGAAGCTGCTGAATGAGGTTATTACCTTGTGGCAGACTGATGAACTGCGCGACCGCAAGCCTACGGTGCTGGATGAAGTGCGTAACGGGATGTATTACTTCCATGAGACGATTTTTGAAGTGCTGCCGGATGTATATCAGGAGCTTGAGCGTTGTCTGAGCAAATATTATCCGGGCCAGAACTGGCATGTGCCGACCTATTTGCGTTTCGGTTCATGGATCGGGGGAGACCGAGACGGCAACCCTTCAGTGAAGGCATCCGTTACCTTACAGACCCTCCGTCTGCAGCGCAAGCTGGCTATTCGTGAATACCAGCGTATTATGCGCGAGCTGATGCAGTATCTCAGCTTTAGTACAAGCATTGTGAATGTGACGCCGGAGCTGCTGGAATCCATTGAGGCAGACCGGAATATTATCAATCTCAACCGGGTTGATGCCTGGCGTAATGATAACGAGCCTTACCGGATTAAGCTCAGCTATATGATCTCGAAGACCCAGAATGTGCTGGACGATGAGAAAAAAGGAACACCAGAGCGCTACGCATCCCCAGCGCAATTCATCGACGACCTGAACGTGATTGACCGCAGCCTGCGGCATCACTATGCCGATTATGTAGCAGATACCTACATTAAGAAGCTGATTCGTCAGGTGGAGCTGTTCGGCTTCCACACCTCTACACTGGATGTCCGCCAGCACAGCCAGGAGCATGAGAATGCAATGACAGAGGTTCTGGCTAAGATGAATGTTACGCCGGATTATTCCAAGCTGTCGGAGCAAGAGAAGATTGTGCTGCTGGAGAAACTGCTGAATGATCCTCGACCGCTGACTTCCCCTTACCAGTCTTATAGTGAAGGGACAGAGGAATGCCTGGCGGTATACCGTGCGATCTATGAGGCGCAGGAGGAATACGGCAAGCAGTGCATCACTAGCTATCTGATCAGTATGGCGGAGGCGGCAAGCGATATTCTGGAGGTTATGGTCTTCTCCAAGGAAGTCGGCTTGTTCCGCAAAGACAACGACGGTACGGTAGTCTGTACTCTGCAGGCGGTGCCGCTGTTCGAGACGATTGACGACCTGCATGATGCGCCGCAGATTATGCGTACGCTGCTCAGCATGCCGATCTACCGTGATGCCGTCAGTGCGATGAATGATCTGCAGGAGATCATGCTGGGGTATTCCGACAGTAATAAAGATGGCGGTGTGGTTACAGCGAACTGGGAGCTGCGTGTGGCCCTGAAGCAGATCACAGCGACTGCCGATGAGTTCGGCATTAAGCTGAAGTTCTTCCACGGACGGGGCGGCGCCCTCGGACGCGGCGGTATGCCGCTCAACCGGAGTATTCTGGCCCAGCCGGCTTCCACCATCGGCGGCGGGATTAAGATTACCGAGCAGGGTGAGGTTATCTCTTCCCGGTATTCGATGAAAGGCATTGCTTACCGCAGTCTGGAGCAGGCGACATCTGCGCTCATTACGGCGGCTATTCATGCCAGATCGCCACAGGCGGATCTGTATGAAGCCAAGTGGGATGAGATTATTGCCCGCATCTCTGAAGTCTCCCTGAATAAGTATCAGGATCTGATCTTCCGTGATCCGGATTTCCTTACGTACTTCAAAGAGTCCACGCCGCTACCGGAGGTTGGTGAGCTGAATATCGGTTCACGCCCTTCGAAGCGGAAGAATAGCGAGCGCTTCGAAGACCTGCGTGCAATTCCTTGGGTATTCGCTTGGACGCAGAGCCGTTATCTGCTTCCAGCATGGTATGCCGCCGGAACCGGTCTGCAGAGCTTCTATGAGGGCAAGGAAGAGAATATGAAGATTATGCAGCATATGTATGCTAACTTCTCGTTCTTCACGACCCTGATCGATACGCTGCAGATGGCTATTGCGAAGGCGGATCTTGTCATCGCCAAGGAATACGCAGGGATGGGCAAGAACGAGGAGGCACGCGCGCGGATCTTCGGCCAGATCGAGGCCGAGTTCAAGCTGACCTCCGAGCTGATCCTTCAGATTACCGGCCAGCAGGATATTCTGGATAATGTTCCGGTCATTCAGGAATCCATCCGCCTGCGTAATCCGTATGTTGATCCGCTCAGCTACCTGCAGGTTCAGCTCCTCGCCGAGCTTCGCGCCCTGCGTGAGGTTGAGGGGGATGACGCTGAGTTGCTGCGTGAGGTGCTGCTCACGATCAATGGTATTGCCGCCGGTCTTCGGAATACCGGCTGA